The Variovorax sp. PMC12 genome segment ATGCGCAGCCGCACTGGACCACCGGCGCCGACCGCGAGATCGCGCTGCCGCCCGAGCCGCTGCGCTGGCATCCGCAGCCGCTGGACGGCGCGGACGGCGTCGACTTCATCGACGGCATGCACACCATCGCGGCCAACGGCGACGCCGAGTCGCAGGTCGGCATCGGCTCGCTGATGTACCTGGCCGGCCGCTCGATGGAGCGCCGCGCCTTCGTCAACGCCGACGGCGAAATGCTGCTCGTGCCCCAGCAGGGCCGCCTGGTCGTCACCACGGAGCTGGGCGTGCTCGACGTGAAGCCCGGCGAGATCGCGGTGCTGCCGCGCGGCATGGCCTTCAAGGTGGCGCTGCCGGACGGGCTCTCGCGCGGCTACGTGTGCGAGAACTACGGTGCGCACTTCCGCTTGCCCGAACTCGGCCCCATCGGCTCGAACGGCCTGGCCAATGCGCGCGACTTCCAGGCGCCCGTGGCGGCCTTCGAAACGGAGGAAGGCGGCTACGAGATCGTCAAGAAATTCGGCGGCCGCTTCTGGCAGGCGCCGATGAAGCAGTCGCCCTTCAACGTGGTCGCCTGGCACGGCAACCTGTCGCCAGTGAAGTACGACACGGCGCACTTCATGGTGATCGGCTCGATCAGCTTCGACCATCCCGATCCGTCGATCTTCACCGTGCTGACATCGCCCAGCGACACGCCCGGCACCGCCAACTGCGACTTCGTGATCTTCCCGCCGCGCTGGATGGTGATGGAGAACACCTTCCGCCCGCCGTGGTTCCACCGCAACCTCATGAGCGAGTTCATGGGCCTGGTGCTGGGCGAGTACGACGCCAAGCCGGGCGGCTTCAAGCCCGGCGGCGCGAGCCTGCACAACTGCATGGTGCCGCACGGGCCGGACGAGGAAGCCTTCGACAAGGCCACGAATGCCGACCTCAAGCCGCACAAGCTCGACAACACGCTGGCCTTCATGTTCGAGAGCCGCTACCGCTTCATTCCCACCAACTTCGCGCTGAAAAGCAGCGCACTCGACACCGACTACGCCGACTGCTGGGCCGGTCTGAAAGATCAATTCAAAGCATGAAGACTGTTTTCACCCTCACCCGCCGCGCGGCGGCCGTCGCACTGCTGGCCGTGCCCTTCCTTGCGCACGCGGCCGACTATCCGTCGAAGCCGATCAGGTTCGTCGTGCCCTACACGCCCGGCGGCACCACCGACCTGGTGGCGCGCACCGTGGGACAGAAGGTGTCGGAGAAGCTTGGCCAGCCGGTGCTGATCGACAACCGCGGCGGCGCGGGCGGCAACATCGGCATGGACGCCGTGGCCAAGGCCGCGCCCGACGGCTACACCATCGGCTTCGGCGCCATCTCGACCAATGCGCTGAACCCGCACATCTACAAGTCGATGGCCTTCGATCCGCGCAAGGACTTCACCGCCATCAGCCTGCTGGGCACCTCGACCATCGTGCTGGAAGTGCCGGCGGCCTCGCCCATCAAGACCGTGCCCGACCTGATCGCCGCCGCCAGGAAGAACCCGGGCATGCCCTACGCCACCGCGGGCGCCGGCACCTCGATGAACCTGGCGGGCGTGATGTTCGCGCAGATGACCGGCACCGAACTCGTGCACGTGGCCTACAAGGGCAGCGGTCCCGCCATCACCGACATGCTGGGCAACAACATCGGCGTGATGTTCGACAACCTGCCGGCCTCGCTGCCGCACATCCAGGCCGGCAAGCTGCGCGCGCTGGCGGTGGCGGGCCCGGCGCGCTCGCCCTCGCTGCCCGACGTGCCGACCATGGCCGAGGCGGGCCTGAAGGGCTATGCGCTGGAGCCGTGGTTCGGCGTGTACGGCCCGGCCAACCTGCCGGCGCCGGTCGTCAAGGCGCTGAACGAAGCTTTTGTCGAAGCGCTCGCCATGCCTGACGTGAAGGCCAAGCTGGCACAGGCCGGCTTCTCGCCGCGCGGCTCGACGCCGCAGGAGCTCGCGAAGCTGAGCGACACCGAATACAAGCGCCTGGGCGAAGTCGCCAAGAAGGCCGGCATGTCGGCAGATTAAGGCTCGCCCCCAGGCTTGCCCACTTCGTGTGGCTGCCAACCCCCTACCGGGGGCAACACCTGCGGCCCGGCAAAGCCGGTTCCGCGGTGTTTCCCGAACGAACCCCAGGCTGCATAGAACATTTGCTTGAAAGACACACATGACCGCACTGAACGCCACCCATGACCCGAAGCTGCGCAGCTGGGTCGCCTCGGCCAACGAGGCCGGCAACGACTTCCCCATCCAGAACCTGCCCTTCGGCCGCTTCCGCGCCGCGGGCAGCAGCGAGGCCTTCCGCATCGGCGTCGCCATCGGCGACCAGGTGCTGGACCTGCGCGCCACCGGCCTCGTCGATACCGACGACATGAACGTGCTGATGAACGCCAGCGTGAAGGACCGCCAGGCCCTGCGCGCCGCCATCTCGGCCGGCCTGGCCGAAGGCAGCGACAAGCAGGCCGCATGGTCGAAGGCGCTGCTGGCGCAGGCCAAGGCCGAGATGACGGTGCCATGCCGCATCGGCGACTACACCGACTTCTACACCGGCATCCACCACGCGACCACCATCGGCAAGCTGTTCCGCCCCGACCAGCCGCTGATGCCCAACTACAAGTGGGTGCCCATCGGCTATCACGGCCGCGCCTCGTCGATCGGCATCAGCGGCCAGAGCTTCAAGCGCCCGCAGGGCCAGACCAAGGCGCCGGACGCGGAGACGCCCAGCTTCGGCCCTTGCAAGCGGCTGGACTACGAACTGGAGCTGGGCTTCCTGGTCGGCCAGGGCAATGCGCAGGGCGAGCCGATCGCCATCGGCGAGGCGGAAGACCACCTGTTCGGCGTGACGCTGCTCAACGACTGGTCGGCGCGCGACATCCAGGCCTGGGAATACCAGCCGCTCGGCCCCTTCCTGTCGAAGAACTTCGCGAGCACGCTGTCGCCGTGGATCGTGACGGCCGAGGCGCTGGCGCCGTTCCGCGCCAAGTTCGAGCGGCCCGCCGGCGACCCGCAGCCGCTGCCCTACCTCGACTCGCCCGCCAACCGCGAAAGCGGCGCGCTCGACATCACGCTCGAAGTGCTGCTGCAGACCGCGAAGATGCGCGCGGCCGGCGAGGCGCCCGTGCGCCTCACGCGCAGCAACACCACCCAAGCCGCCTACTGGACCGCCGCGCAGCTCATCGCGCACCACACGGTGAACGGCTGCAACCTGCAGCCGGGCGACCTGCTGGGTTCGGGCACGCTGTCGGGCCCCGGCCCCGGCGAGGCGGGCTCGCTGATCGAGCTGACGCTGGGCGGCAAGCAGCCGATCACGCTGGCGAACGGCGAGAAGCGCACCTTCCTGGAAGACGGCGACACGCTGGTGATCCGCGGCTACTGCGAACGCGCCGGCGCCGTACGCATCGGCCTGGGCGAAGTCAGCGGCACGGTGGTCTGATTGCTCAGGGCGCGGTGGCGGGCGTCGTCGTTGCCGCGGCCGGCCATGCCACTTCGCTCGCCACGCGCGGCTTGCCGATCGGCGCGGTCGCCTTGCCGATCTTGATGGCCGCCAGGTCGGCCTCGCTGGGGTACTGGTTGGCGAGCCAGTAGTCGAACACCCGCCGCGCGATGGGCGCCGCGGCGCCCGCGCCCCAGCCCGCGTTCTCGACGATCACGGCAATGGCGATCTTCGGGTCGTTCACCGGCGCGAAGCCCATGAACAGCGCGTGGTCCCGCTGGTGCTCTTCGAGCGCGCGGGCGTTGTACTTGGTGTTCTGGGCCTGCGTCACGGCCTGCGCAGTGCCCGTCTTGCCCGCCGCCTGGTAGGCCGCGCCCGCGAACACGCCGCGCGCCGTGCCGCTGGTGACCACGCTGGTCAGGCCCTCGCGGATCACCGAGATGGCCGACGCCGTGTAGCCGAGGTTTTCCGCCGGCGGCTGCGGCATCGGCACCACCTGCCCGCTCACGGTGTTGCGCGTGGCCAGCACGAGGTGCGGCTTGTGCTTGAGACCGCCGTCCGCCACGATGGCCGTGGCCTGCGCCAGCTGCAGCATCGTGAAGTTGTTGTAGCCCTGCCCGATACCCAGCGAGATGGTCTCGCCCGCATACCACTTCTTGGCCTCGGGGCGCTTGTAGGCGTTGCGCTTCCACTCGGTGCTCGGCAGCACGCCGCGCACTTCGCCGCCCAGGTCGATGCCGGTGATCTGGCCGAAGCCCAGCGGCTTCATGGAGTCGTGGATCAGGTCCACGCCCATCTCGTTGGCCAGCGAGTAGAAATAGATGTTGCTCGACAGCTGGATAGCGCGGCGCATGTCGACGCCGCCCAGGTTGCCTTCGGGGCTGCCGAAGCGGTGGCCGCCGAAGTTGAAGTAGCCGGGGTCGTTCACCACCACGCTGGGACCGCGCTTGCCGGTCTGCAGCGCCGCCAGCGCCATGAAGGGCTTGTAGGTGGAGCCGGGCGGGTAGGTGCCGCGCAGCGCGCGGTTCAGCAGCGGCTTGTCGATGGATTCGGTGAGCGCCGCCCAGCTCTCGTTGTCGATGCCTTCGACGAACAGGTTGGGGTCGAAGGTGGGCTTGCTCACGAAGGCCAGCACCTCGCCGGTCTTGGGGTCGATGGCCACCACCGCGCCGCGGCGGTCGCCGTACATGTCCTCGATGAGCTTCTGCAGCTTGATGTCGAGCGACAGCATCACGGTGTTGCCCGGCGTGGCCGGATGGCTGGCCAGGCGGCGCACGGCGCGCCCGCCGGCGGAGGTTTCCATCTGCTCGACGCCGGTCTGGCCGTGCAGCGTCTTTTCGTAGCTCTGCTCGATGCCGAGCTTGCCGATGTAGTCGGTGCCCTTGTAGTTGGCCTGCTCTTCCTCGTCCCAGTCTTCCATCGCGGTCTTCTCGCGCTGGTTGATGCGGCCGATGTAGCCGAGCACGTGCGAGGCCAGCTCGCCCTGCGGGTAGTTGCGGAACAGCCGCGCCTTGATTTCCACGCCCGGGAAGCGGTAGCGCTGGGCCGCGAAGCGCGCCACCTCTTCATCGCTCAGGCGGGTGCGGATGGGGATGGAATCGAAGCTGCGCGAGTCTTCGCGCAGGCGCTTGAAGCGGCGGCGGTCGCGTGGCGACACTTCGAGCACCTGGGTCAGGCTGTCGATGGTTTCCTCGACGTCGTTGACCTTGGAAGGCGTGATCTCCAGCGTGTAGGCCGAATAGTTGGAGGCCAGCACGATGCCGTTGCGGTCGAGGATCAGGCCCCGGTTCGGCACCACCGGCACCACCGCCGTGCGGTTGCTCTCGGCCTGCTCGGCCAGGTCTTCGTGGCGCGTGACCTGCAGGTACACCAGCCGCGCGCACAGCAGCCCGAAGGCGAACAGCACCGCCAGCCCGATGACGATCACCCGGCGCTTGAAGCGCGCGAGGTCGGCGGCGACGTTGCGGATTTCGGTCATGGCGGTGGGAGCTTAGGCGCGCGCAGGTGCGATGGCAAATGGGAGCCGAATGCCGCACGAAAGCAGGACGGATTGACTGGGGAACACCGCGGAACGGGCTTTGCCCGGCCGCCGGTGTTGCCCCCGGCGAGGGGGTTGGCGAAGCGACACGAAGTGCGCGGAGCCTGGGGGCGAACTCATAGCGGGCGGTTCTCGTCGGGTTCCGGGGTGCGGCGCTGCGGGGCAAGTAACAGTGCGGTGGCCAGGGGCCAGAGCGCGGCCTCGATGGCCGGTGAGATCAGCACCGTCCAGCCCGGGAACACGCCGCCGCCGATCATCCGCGTGACGACCTCGATCAGCTGCGACAGCGCAAAGAGCGGCAGCACCTGCAGCGCCTGCGACAGCACCGGATACCAGAGCAGGCGCCGGTGGATGGTGATCGCGAAGAAGCCCAGCGTGGTGTAGGACAGCGCATGCTGGCCGAGCATGGACGACTGGTGCACGTCCATGCACAGGCCGAAGACGAAGGCCGCGCCGATGCCCACGCGGGCGGGCTGGTGCACGCCCCAGAACACGATCACCAGCGCCAGCAGGTCGGGCATCCAGACGGCGCGGCCGATCGGCACCATGTTGACGAGCAGCGCCACCACGAGGCTGGTCCACATGAAGAAGGGGCTGACGGGCAGCAGGAGCTGCTGCTGGCCGGGACGCTTGATCATCGACGTTCTCCCGGCTTCTTTTCGTTCTTGCCCGCGCCGGGCTTGCCTTCCGGCCGCTTGCGCTGGGCGGTGGCGGGCGGCGCGGGCGGCGGCGCGGTGGGCGCGCCGGTGGGCTCGAGCACCAGCACGTAGCGCGCGGCCGTCACATGGGCCAGCGGCACACAGTAGATGCGGGCGAAGGCCGAATCGGCGCGGCGCTCGATGCGTTCGATCTTCGCGACCGGCAGGCCGGTGGGGTAGATGCCGTCGACGCCGCTGGTGGAGAGCAGGTCGCCCTCCTGCAGGTCGGCATTGGCGGCCATGAAACGCAGCTCCAGGCCGCCGCCGTGGGCCGACGCATCGCCGAAAGCCACGCTGCGCACGCCGGTGCGGGTGTTCTGCACGGGAATGGCCAGGTCGCGGTCGATCACCAGCGTGACCTCGCTCGTGAAGGGCAGCACCTGCGTGACCTGGCCCAGCACGCCGCGCGCGTCGATCACCGGCGAGCCGGCCACCACGCCCTGGGTCATGCCCTGGTCGATCACGATCTTGCGGGTGTAGGGGTCGGCCGCGTCGTACAGCACCTCGGCCGCGCGGCCCGGCGTGGTCGTGGCCTGGCGCAGCTCGAGGAGTTCGCGCAGGCGGGCGTTGTCCTGGGCCAGCGTGTCGGCCTGCGCGGCGCGCTCGGCCTGCATCATGAGCGCCTTGCGGGCGTCGGCCTCGTTGCGCTGGGCGGTCTGCAGGTCTTCGAGGTAGCGGCCGCCGCCCAGCAGGGCCTGCACCGGCTTGAGCGCCACCCATTGCACCGGGTACAGCACCGCGCCGATGCCCGCGCGGATGGGCTGCACGATGTGGAAGCGTGCGTCGGCCACCATGAGGAACAGGGCCAGCGCGCCGAAGAAGATCAGCTTGCTGAGTGCCGACTGCCCCTGGTTGAACAGGGGTGGCGCTGTGCGATCAAGCGTGCCCAGGGGCATGAATTCGGCCTAGTTTTCACCGCGCCATGCGCGAGTTACGGCACAAGAAATTAACACATCACGATGCCAGAAATACCGCGGAACCGGCTTCGCCGGGCCGCCGGTATTGCCCCCTGCAAGGGGGTTGGCGCAGCGACACGAAGTGCGCGAAGCCTGGGGGTGTGCCTCGATTATTCGCTCGTGAAGATGCTGCCCAGGCGGTCCATGCGCTCCAGCGCGATGCCGCAGCCGCGCACCACGCAGGTCAGCGGGTCTTCGGCCACCAGCACCGGCAGGCCGGTTTCCTCGGCCAGCAGGCGGTCGAGGTCGCGCAGCAGCGCGCCGCCGCCGGTGAGCATCATGCCGCGCTCGGCGATGTCGGCGCCCAGTTCGGGCGGCGTCTGTTCGAGCGCGTTCTTCACGGCCGAGACGATGTTGTTGAGCGGATCGGTCAGGGCTTCCAGCACTTCGTTGCTGCTGATGGTGAAGCTGCGCGGCACGCCTTCGGAGAGGTTGCGGCCCTTGACTTCCATTTCCTTGACTTCGGAGCCCGGGAAGGCCGAGCCGATGTTCTTCTTGATGACTTCGGCCGTCGGCTCGCCGATCAGCATGCCGTAGTTGCGGCGGATGTAGTTGATGATGGCTTCGTCGAAGCGGTCGCCGCCCACGCGCACGGAGCCCTTGTAGACCATGCCGCCCAGCGAGATGACGCCCACTTCGGTGGTGCCGCCGCCGATGTCCACCACCATCGAGCCCGAGGCTTCGCTGACGGGGAGGCCGGCGCCGATGGCCGCGGCCATGGGTTCCTCGATGAGGTAGACGGAGGTGGCGCCTGCCGCCTCTGCCGCGTCCTTGATGGCGCGGCGCTCGACCTGGGTGGAGCCGCAGGGCACGCAGATGATGATGCGCGGGCTCGGCGTGAGCAGCGTGCGCGGGTGCACCATCTTGATGAACTGCTTGATCATCTGCTCGGTGATCACGAAGTCGGCAATGACGCCGTCCTTCATCGGGCGGATCGCCTCGATGTTGCCGGGCACCTTGCCCAGCATGGCCTTGGCTTCGCGGCCGACGGCCTGGATCACCTTCTTGCCGTGGGGGCCGCCTTCATGGCGGATCGCCACGACGGACGGTTCGTCCAGCACGATGCCCTTGTTGCGGGCGAATATCAGGGTGTTGGCGGTGCCGAGGTCGATCGCAAGGTCGGTGGAAAAGTACCGACGGAAAGCTCCAAACATGTGCGGAATCCTCTGAGCACGGCCTGCGCATCGGCAGGTCGTCGCTCTATTTTTTGGGTCGTTTGACGGGGTGAATTGATCGTTTTTGGCGCAAAAGCCGGCGCGTTCGCGGGGGTTGCGGCAAAGGCGGGATAATAACCGAATCCCCTCTGATTCCCGTATTAGCACCGGCTTCGCGGTGCGATTCCCCCTGCTTTTTTTAGCGTTCCGACCCTATGGCACTTTCCGCTTCCGATATTGCGCGCATCGCCTCTCTGGCGAGGCTGCAGCTTGCTCCCGACGAAAGCGAGCGCATGCTCAGCCAGCTCAACGGCTTTTTCGACGTCGTCGAACGCATGCGTTCGGTGGACACCTCCGGCGTCGAGCCGCTGGCCCACCCCGTGGCGGCCATCGAAGACATCACGCTGCGTCTTCGTGACGACGTGGCGAGCGAGCCCAACAATCGCGAAGCCAACCAGAAGAGCGCCCCGGCCGTCGAGGCCGGCCTGTTCCTCGTGCCCAAGGTGATCGAATGACGAGCAGCAACACCGAACTGCACCAGATGGGCGTGGTCGCGCTGGCCCAGGCGCTGGCCGACCGCAAGGTTTCGGCCGTCGAGGCCTCCCAGGCATTCCTCGGCCGCATGAAGGCCCATGAATCGCTCGGCACCTTCGTCGACGTCAACGAAGATGTCACGCTGGCCCAGGCCCGCGCCGCCGACGCGCTCATCGCCGCCGGCAATGCCCCGGCGCTGGCCGGCGTGCCCATTGCGCACAAGGACATCTTCGTCACCACCGATTTCGCCACCACCGCCGGCTCGAAGATGCTCGCGGGCTACCGCTCGCCCTTCGACGCGACCGTGGTCAAGCGCCTGGCCGAGGCTGGCGCGGTCACGCTCGGCAAGCTGAGCTGCGACGAATTCGCGATGGGCTCGGCCAACGAGAACATCGCCGTGCCCGCCGTGGGCCACGACAAGGCCGTGCCCGTGCAGAACCCCTGGAACCGCGAGCGCATTCCGGGCGGCTCCTCGGGCGCCAGCGCGGCTGCCGTGGCGGCGCGCCTGGCCCCCGCGGCCACCGGCACCGACACCGGCGGCTCGATCCGCCAGCCGGCGTCGTTCTGCGGCGTGACCGGCATCAAGCCCACCTACGGCCGCGCCTCGCGCTACGGCATGGTGGCTTTTGCGTCGAGCCTGGACCAGGCCGGCCCGATGGCCCGCTCGGCCGAAGACTGCGCGCTGCTGCTGTCGGCCTTCTGCGGCCCCGACCTCGACCGCGATTCCACCTCGCTCGACAAGCCCGCCGAGAACTTCGCCCGCTCGCTGAACGACTCGCTCGAAGGCCTGCGCATCGGCGTGCCAAAGGAGTTCTTCGGCGAAGGCGTGGCGCCCGGCGTGCGCGCGGCCATCGACGCGGCGCTCGCGCAGTACGAGAAGCTCGGCGCCAGGCGCGTCGAGGTGACGCTGCCGCGCACCGAGCTGTCGATCCCCGTGTACTACATCATTGCCGCGGCCGAGGCCTCGAGCAACCTGAGCCGCTTCGACGGCGTGAAGTTCGGCCATCGCGCCAAGGACTTCATCGACCCCGCAAGCAAGAAGAGCGCGCTCACGCAGATGTACGAACGCACGCGCGCCGAAGGCTTCGGCGACGAAGTCAAGCGCCGCATCATGATCGGCACCTATGTGCTGTCGCACGGCTACTACGACGCCTACTACCTGCAGGCGCAGAAGGTGCGCCGCATGATCGCCGACGACTTCCAGCAGGCCTTCGGTCAGTGCGACGTGATCGCCGGCCCCGCCGCGCCCACCACCGCATGGAAGCTCGGCGAACACGGCGGAGACCCCGTGGCCGACTACCTCGCCGACATCTTCACGCTGCCCGCATCGCTGGCCGGACTGCCCGGCATGAGCGTGCCCGCGGGCTTCGACGGCGGCATGCCGGTGGGCCTGCAGCTGATCGGCAACTACTTCGGCGAAGCGAAGCTGCTGAATGCAGCGCACCGCTTCCAGCAGGCCACCGACTGGCATTCGCGCACGCCGGAGGGCTTCTGAAATGAGCGAGACAGTGAACACCTTCGAAGCACAACAACAGGGCCGCCCGACCGGCCCGCTGGTGCGCGGCTATGAAGTCATCATCGGCTTCGAGACGCACGCGCAGCTTTCCACCGCGAGCAAGATCTTCAGCCGCGCCTCCACCGCCTTCGGCGCAGAGCCCAACACGCAGGCTTGCGCGGTCGACCTCGCGCTGCCCGGCACGCTGCCCGTGATGAACAAGGGCGCGGTCGAACGCGCCATCAAGCTCGGCCTGGCGCTGGGCTCGCACATCGCGCCGCGCAGCGTGTTCGCGCGCAAGAACTACTTCTACCCCGACCTGCCCAAGGGCTACCAGATCAGCCAGTTCGAGATTCCCGTGGTGCAGGGCGGCGCGGTATCTTTCTTCGTGGGCGAGGAACAGAAGACCGTGCGCCTGGTGCGCGCCCACCTTGAGGAAGACGCGGGCAAGTCGCTGCATGAAGACTTCGTCGGCCAGAGCGGCATCGACCTGAACCGCGCCGGCACCCCGCTGCTGGAGATCGTGACCGAGCCCGACATGCGCTCCACCGCCGAGGCCGTGGCCTATGCGAAGGAGCTGCACAAGATCGTCACCTGGATCGGCATCTGCGACGGCAACATGCAGGAAGGCAGCTTCCGCTGCGACGCCAACGTGTCGGTGCGCCGGCCCGGCGACAAGCTCGGCACGCGCCGCGAGATCAAGAACCTGAACAGCTTCAAGTTCATGCAGCAGGCGATCGACTACGAGATCCGCTGGCAGATCGAGGAAATCGAGGACGGCCGCTCGATCGAGCAGGCCACCGTGCTGTTCGACCCCGACACCGGCGAGACGCGCGCGATGCGCGCCAAGGAAGACTCGGCCGACTACCGCTACTTTCCCGACCCCGACCTGCCGCCGCTGGTGATTGCCGCCGACTGGATCGAGCGCGTGAAGGCCACCATGCCCGAGCTGCCGCGCGCGATGGCCGAGCGCTATGTGCGCGACCACGGCCTGTCGGAATACGACGCCGCCCAGCTCACGCAGAGCGCCGCGCTCGCCGGCTACTTCGACGAAGCCGTGAACGCGGGCGCCACGCCCAAGCTCGCGAGCAACTGGATCACCGGCGAAATGGCGCGCCGCCTGAACGCCGCCGAAATCGGCATCGAGGCCGCGCCGGTGAAGGCGCAGCAACTGGCCCAGCTGGTCAAGCGCATCGCCGACGGTACGCTGCCCAACAACGCCGCGCGCCAGGTGTTCGACGCGCTGTGGACCGGCGAGGGCAGCGATGTCGACGCCATCATCGAGGCGAAAGACCTGAAGCCGATGAACGACACCGGCGCGCTCGACAAGATCCTCGACGAGGTGATCGCGAAGAACGCCAAGAACGTCGAGGAATACCGCGGCGGCAAGGAGAAGGCGCTCAACGCCCTCGTGGGCCAGGTCATGAAGGCCAGCGGCGGCAAGGCGAACCCTGCGCAGGTCACCGAACTGCTGAAGGCCAAGCTGGCCTGATCGAATGAAGCCGGGGCCTTGCGCAAGGCCCCGGTTGCTTCAGCGGTTGTTGCCGCCGTTCTGGGGCGACCAGAGCAGCTTGAGGCGCGCGCGCTCTTCGTCGAAGCGCGCATTCACCCGCTTCTTCTCTTCTTCCTGCTCGCCGATGAAGCGGTTCTGCACCGCCACGCTCTGCGTGTTGTCATCGAGCCTGCGCCGCACCGAGCCGGGCGCCTTGCCCGGGTCATGCTTGTAGAACTCCATCTCCTCGTCGATCTTGCGGCGGTCTTCGGCCAGCTCGGCGATGCGCTTGCGCGCCGCCTGCGTTACCGCATCGATCTGCGCCAGCGCCTCGGCGCGTTCGCGGTCGTGCGTGGCGGCATTCGGATAGCGCACCAGCAAGGCCCGCTCGCGCCGGCGCTCGTCAGTGAGGCGGGCGGCCTGGATGGCGGCTTCGCGGGCGCGGTCTTCGCGCTCCTGCAGCTCGCGCGCCGTGTACGTCGGCTCGACCTTGCGGCGGACGGAGCCGCTCGGGTTGAGCTCGCGCTGCTCGCGGTCGCTGCATTCGGCAATGGGCCGGTCGGCGGTCAGCGTGCGGCCGCGGGCGTCGGTGCAGGTGAAGATGCCGGGAGAGGCGCCTTCCGGTTTCTGCGATTGCGCATGCAACGCCCCGCAGAAGCCCGAGGCCGCCATGATCGATGCCGCCGCCAGCAGGCGAATCGGCTTGCCGTTGTCGCGTGCGTCGTGCATCGGCTGTACGCCTCAGCTCGCGCCGTAGCGCGTGCGGTAGGCCAGCACGCGTTCGCGATGCGTGCCCAGGTCGGCCGCCGCGTTGCCCGACAGATAGCTCAGCAGGTCGTCCAGCGTGGCGATGGCGATCACCGCCAGGCCGAGCTGGTTGCGCACGTACTGCACGGCGCTGTGGTCCACGTCGACGCCGTTCTCCGTGGCTTTCTCCTGGCGGTCGAGCGCGATGGCCACGGCATGCGGCGTGGCGCCGGCGGCCTGGATGGCGGCGATGGATTCGCGCACTGCCGTGCCGGCCGACATCACGTCGTCGACGATCAGCACGCGGCCCTTGAGCAGCGCGCCGACCAGGTTGCCGCCTTCGCCGTGCGCCTTGGCTTCCTTGCGGTTGTAGGCAAAGGGGTAGTTGCGGCCCCGGCGGGCCAGCTCGGCGGCCACCGTGGCGCCCAGCGGAATGCCCTTGTAGGCGGGGCCGAAGATCATGTCGAATTCGAGCCCGCTCTCGATCAGTCGGTCTGCATAGAATCCCGCGAGACGGGCGATCTTGCCGCCGTCGTCGAAGAGTCCCGAATTGAAGAAGTAAGGACTCATTCGGCCGGCTTTGGTCTTGAATTCGCCAAAACGCAGCACGCCGGCATCCAACGCGAACTGGACGAAGTCCTGTGCGACCGCGCTGCTTTTCTGACTATCTACAGCCATCGGAATTTCCTTGTGTTCAAACTGACCAGTCTCAATCTCAATGGCCTGCGTTCGGCCGCTACCAAAGGCGTGGCCGACTGGGTGGCCGAACTTGCGCCGGATTGTATTTGCATGCAGGAGATCCGCGTCCAGGCCAGCGACGTGGAAGGCCGCTTCGAGGAGATGGCGGGCCTGAAGGGCCACTTCCACTTCGCCGAGAAAAAGGGGTACGCCGGCACTGCCATCTACACCAAGCACGCTCCGAGCCAGGTCGTGGTGGGCTGGGGCGACGCCGAGTTCGACGCCGAGGGCCGCTACCTGGAACTGCGCTTCGACACGCCTGGCCGCAAGTTCTCGGTCATCAGCTGCTACTTCCCGAGCGGCAGCTCGGGCGAGGAACGGCAGGAGGCCAAGTTCCGCTTCCTCAAGGGCTTCTTCCCGCACCTGGTGGCGCTCAAGAAGGAGCGCGAGTTCGTCCTGTGCGGCGACATCAACATCGCCCACCAGCAGATCGACCTGAAGAACTGGCGCGGCAACCAGAAGAACAGCGGCTTCCTGC includes the following:
- the mreC gene encoding rod shape-determining protein MreC, whose translation is MPLGTLDRTAPPLFNQGQSALSKLIFFGALALFLMVADARFHIVQPIRAGIGAVLYPVQWVALKPVQALLGGGRYLEDLQTAQRNEADARKALMMQAERAAQADTLAQDNARLRELLELRQATTTPGRAAEVLYDAADPYTRKIVIDQGMTQGVVAGSPVIDARGVLGQVTQVLPFTSEVTLVIDRDLAIPVQNTRTGVRSVAFGDASAHGGGLELRFMAANADLQEGDLLSTSGVDGIYPTGLPVAKIERIERRADSAFARIYCVPLAHVTAARYVLVLEPTGAPTAPPPAPPATAQRKRPEGKPGAGKNEKKPGERR
- a CDS encoding rod shape-determining protein produces the protein MFGAFRRYFSTDLAIDLGTANTLIFARNKGIVLDEPSVVAIRHEGGPHGKKVIQAVGREAKAMLGKVPGNIEAIRPMKDGVIADFVITEQMIKQFIKMVHPRTLLTPSPRIIICVPCGSTQVERRAIKDAAEAAGATSVYLIEEPMAAAIGAGLPVSEASGSMVVDIGGGTTEVGVISLGGMVYKGSVRVGGDRFDEAIINYIRRNYGMLIGEPTAEVIKKNIGSAFPGSEVKEMEVKGRNLSEGVPRSFTISSNEVLEALTDPLNNIVSAVKNALEQTPPELGADIAERGMMLTGGGALLRDLDRLLAEETGLPVLVAEDPLTCVVRGCGIALERMDRLGSIFTSE
- the gatC gene encoding Asp-tRNA(Asn)/Glu-tRNA(Gln) amidotransferase subunit GatC; translated protein: MALSASDIARIASLARLQLAPDESERMLSQLNGFFDVVERMRSVDTSGVEPLAHPVAAIEDITLRLRDDVASEPNNREANQKSAPAVEAGLFLVPKVIE
- the gatA gene encoding Asp-tRNA(Asn)/Glu-tRNA(Gln) amidotransferase subunit GatA, with translation MTSSNTELHQMGVVALAQALADRKVSAVEASQAFLGRMKAHESLGTFVDVNEDVTLAQARAADALIAAGNAPALAGVPIAHKDIFVTTDFATTAGSKMLAGYRSPFDATVVKRLAEAGAVTLGKLSCDEFAMGSANENIAVPAVGHDKAVPVQNPWNRERIPGGSSGASAAAVAARLAPAATGTDTGGSIRQPASFCGVTGIKPTYGRASRYGMVAFASSLDQAGPMARSAEDCALLLSAFCGPDLDRDSTSLDKPAENFARSLNDSLEGLRIGVPKEFFGEGVAPGVRAAIDAALAQYEKLGARRVEVTLPRTELSIPVYYIIAAAEASSNLSRFDGVKFGHRAKDFIDPASKKSALTQMYERTRAEGFGDEVKRRIMIGTYVLSHGYYDAYYLQAQKVRRMIADDFQQAFGQCDVIAGPAAPTTAWKLGEHGGDPVADYLADIFTLPASLAGLPGMSVPAGFDGGMPVGLQLIGNYFGEAKLLNAAHRFQQATDWHSRTPEGF
- the gatB gene encoding Asp-tRNA(Asn)/Glu-tRNA(Gln) amidotransferase subunit GatB, whose translation is MSETVNTFEAQQQGRPTGPLVRGYEVIIGFETHAQLSTASKIFSRASTAFGAEPNTQACAVDLALPGTLPVMNKGAVERAIKLGLALGSHIAPRSVFARKNYFYPDLPKGYQISQFEIPVVQGGAVSFFVGEEQKTVRLVRAHLEEDAGKSLHEDFVGQSGIDLNRAGTPLLEIVTEPDMRSTAEAVAYAKELHKIVTWIGICDGNMQEGSFRCDANVSVRRPGDKLGTRREIKNLNSFKFMQQAIDYEIRWQIEEIEDGRSIEQATVLFDPDTGETRAMRAKEDSADYRYFPDPDLPPLVIAADWIERVKATMPELPRAMAERYVRDHGLSEYDAAQLTQSAALAGYFDEAVNAGATPKLASNWITGEMARRLNAAEIGIEAAPVKAQQLAQLVKRIADGTLPNNAARQVFDALWTGEGSDVDAIIEAKDLKPMNDTGALDKILDEVIAKNAKNVEEYRGGKEKALNALVGQVMKASGGKANPAQVTELLKAKLA